The following are from one region of the Biomphalaria glabrata chromosome 4, xgBioGlab47.1, whole genome shotgun sequence genome:
- the LOC106074422 gene encoding uncharacterized protein LOC106074422 isoform X6 — protein MCFDSKESCHGESSSSPWKFWRRLSSRSRQDHKSSHRKERPTIVLLDKTDPTQTGGELNNDLRSSLNGQSTARSLPDVVEKAQGIPRFNTNGVPPPKPPRLFLFRTPSTATKHSTDTENEGDPTYMNCKQVTDLRPDQFTSSLDSTQSDPLIMASSYIKTLKMSDNNNSTGQVSKNEVGPPMSAPVSSVSFNLPPESSPNLSNTSIPQGHYNSVRKPKIKTPEMKRNGRPRRKSSDKGEVTRQKLIMNSIAELMRQRLDPFPLIDQLKKAGVLNNMDVQFFLGHHDRKSVCESLVALIGDSTPDVLPIFCDVMAQTGNCTEILEILQLMREMDRVIHDVPHNVYNEIPVLADEKNINYDIGYLATDHTLKPLVELERVRASSDKRLSKASSRNSAYSLLEGGPDTDWKNGEGPLFPGLIMMSLCVTGHNLSGQRAEALANIIRNHNCVCELRIGKTQLCGEDIKVIAKALEDNRTIHSLDLRLNNMDIVGAQAIAELLQKSKSLRVLNLSSTSMDYTSIRTVCSAISGNKSLTELDLSFLDISDECCQCLQDMLRVNTTLQNIRLRSNNLTWSGCDIIAEGLSRNLSLTVLDMSRNNIGDEGVRALAKFLPESSVSELCLENCGLTSAGCESLAEIVSHCKKLRQLDISTNHLLDPGILKLAPALERTSTLRNLALNMCGITNDGFSKLLDVLEKNTSIDQMKLCYNRLGKEYLNPAANSENLRYRLRIVTSSKPKLKILLWGNAFDES, from the exons AGTCTTGCCATGGCGAATCTAGTTCTTCCCCTTGGAAGTTTTGGCGGCGTCTTTCCTCGCGGAGTCGCCAAGACCATAAGTCCTCCCATCGCAAAGAAAGGCCGACCATAGTGCTACTGGACAAGACTGACCCAACGCAA actgGAGGTGAACTGAACAATGACCTGAGGTCATCTTTAAATGGCCAGTCCACTGCCAGGTCCTTGCCAGATGTGGTGGAGAAAGCACAAGGCATTCCTCGGTTCAACACTAACGGGGTGCCTCCTCCCAAGCCTCCTCGTTTGTTTTTGTTCAG GACACCATCAACAGCAACTAAACATTCCACAGACACAGAGAATGAGGGTGACCCAACCTACATGAACTGCAAGCAGGTCACTGACCTCCGACCTGACCAGTTCACATCCTCCCTGGACTCGACTCAGTCGGATCCACTCATCATGGCCAGCAGTTACATCAAGACTCTCAAAATGTCTGACAACAACAACTCTACGGGCCAGGTGTCCAAGAATGAGGTGGGGCCCCCCATGAGTGCCCCCGTCAGCTCAGTGTCTTTCAACTTACCGCCAGAGTCATCCCCAAATCTTTCCAACACCAGTATTCCTCAAGGTCATTACAACTCGGTCCGGAAGCCAAAAATAAAAACTCCCGAGATGAAAAGAAATGGCCGACCAAGAAGGAAATCCAGTGATAAAGGGGAAGTCACCAGGCAGAAGCTGATCATGAACAGTATTGCAGAGCTGATGAGACAGAGACTCGACCCATTCCCTTTGATAGACCAATTGAAAAAGGCAGGTGTGTTGAACAATATGGATGTTCAATTTTTTCTTGGCCACCATGATCGCAAGTCTGTATGTGAGAGTTTGGTGGCCTTGATAGGGGACAGCACTCCAGATGTTCTTCCTATTTTCTGTGATGTCATGGCTCAAACTGGCAACTGTACTGAAATTTTGGAG ATCCTCCAGCTGatgagagagatggacagagtTATCCACGACGTACCGCACAATGTTTACAATGAGATTCCAGTTCTGGCAGACGAGAAAAACATCAACTATGACATCGGTTACCTGGCAACAGACCACACCCTCAAACCTCTCGTGGAGCTGGAGAGAGTCAGGGCCAGCAGCGACAAACGCCTGAGCAAAGCCTCCTCCAGGAACTCGGCCTACTCTCTGCTAGAAGGTGGCCCTGATACCGACTGGAAAAATGGTGAGGGGCCACTATTTCCTGGGCTCATAATGATGAGCTTGTGCGTCACTGGGCATAATTTGTCAGGGCAGAGGGCAGAGGCACTGGCCAACATCATCAGGAACCATAACTGTGTTTGTGAATTACGTATTGGTAAAACTCAACTGTGTGGAGAGGACATTAAAGTGATAGCAAAAGCTTTAGAGGACAACAGGACTATTCACTCTTTAGACCTGCGGCTAAACAATATGGACATCGTTGGGGCACAGGCTATTGCAGAGCTGCTTCAGAAATCTAAATCTTTACGTGTTTTAAACCTTTCATCTACTAGTATGGACTACACTAGTATCAGAACAGTCTGTTCAGCTATCTCTGGCAACAAGTCTCTGACAGAGCTGGACCTGAGCTTTCTGGACATTAGTGACGAGTGCTGCCAGTGTTTGCAGGACATGTTGAGAGTGAACACCACTCTCCAGAACATTCGTCTCCGCAGCAACAACTTGACCTGGTCTGGATGTGACATCATAGCGGAGGGATTGTCCCGTAATCTTAGCCTTACTGTTTTGGATATGAGCAGAAACAATATTGGGGACGAAGGCGTTCGG GCATTAGCCAAATTCCTACCAGAGTCTAGTGTGTCAGAACTCTGTTTAGAGAACTGTGGTCTGACGTCTGCTGGCTGCGAGTCCCTGGCTGAGATTGTCTCCCATTGTAAGAAGCTCAGGCAACTAGACATCAGTACAAACCACCTGTTGGACCCTGGGATATTGAAACTGGCTCCAGCCCTAGAGAGGACTTCCACACTCAGG AACTTGGCTCTCAACATGTGTGGCATCACCAATGATGGTTTCTCAAAGCTGTTAGATGTGCTTGAAAAAAACACTTCCATCGACCAAATGAAACTCTGCTACAATAGACTTGGGAAGGAGTACTTGAACCCTGCTGCCAACTCTGAAAACTTAag gtaCCGTCTTCGTATTGTCACTTCATCAAAaccaaagttaaaaattttGCTCTGGGGTAATGCCTTTGATGAGTCCTAG
- the LOC106074422 gene encoding uncharacterized protein LOC106074422 isoform X7, whose amino-acid sequence MEVVKQESCHGESSSSPWKFWRRLSSRSRQDHKSSHRKERPTIVLLDKTDPTQTGGELNNDLRSSLNGQSTARSLPDVVEKAQGIPRFNTNGVPPPKPPRLFLFRTPSTATKHSTDTENEGDPTYMNCKQVTDLRPDQFTSSLDSTQSDPLIMASSYIKTLKMSDNNNSTGQVSKNEVGPPMSAPVSSVSFNLPPESSPNLSNTSIPQGHYNSVRKPKIKTPEMKRNGRPRRKSSDKGEVTRQKLIMNSIAELMRQRLDPFPLIDQLKKAGVLNNMDVQFFLGHHDRKSVCESLVALIGDSTPDVLPIFCDVMAQTGNCTEILEILQLMREMDRVIHDVPHNVYNEIPVLADEKNINYDIGYLATDHTLKPLVELERVRASSDKRLSKASSRNSAYSLLEGGPDTDWKNGEGPLFPGLIMMSLCVTGHNLSGQRAEALANIIRNHNCVCELRIGKTQLCGEDIKVIAKALEDNRTIHSLDLRLNNMDIVGAQAIAELLQKSKSLRVLNLSSTSMDYTSIRTVCSAISGNKSLTELDLSFLDISDECCQCLQDMLRVNTTLQNIRLRSNNLTWSGCDIIAEGLSRNLSLTVLDMSRNNIGDEGVRALAKFLPESSVSELCLENCGLTSAGCESLAEIVSHCKKLRQLDISTNHLLDPGILKLAPALERTSTLRNLALNMCGITNDGFSKLLDVLEKNTSIDQMKLCYNRLGKEYLNPAANSENLRYRLRIVTSSKPKLKILLWGNAFDES is encoded by the exons AGTCTTGCCATGGCGAATCTAGTTCTTCCCCTTGGAAGTTTTGGCGGCGTCTTTCCTCGCGGAGTCGCCAAGACCATAAGTCCTCCCATCGCAAAGAAAGGCCGACCATAGTGCTACTGGACAAGACTGACCCAACGCAA actgGAGGTGAACTGAACAATGACCTGAGGTCATCTTTAAATGGCCAGTCCACTGCCAGGTCCTTGCCAGATGTGGTGGAGAAAGCACAAGGCATTCCTCGGTTCAACACTAACGGGGTGCCTCCTCCCAAGCCTCCTCGTTTGTTTTTGTTCAG GACACCATCAACAGCAACTAAACATTCCACAGACACAGAGAATGAGGGTGACCCAACCTACATGAACTGCAAGCAGGTCACTGACCTCCGACCTGACCAGTTCACATCCTCCCTGGACTCGACTCAGTCGGATCCACTCATCATGGCCAGCAGTTACATCAAGACTCTCAAAATGTCTGACAACAACAACTCTACGGGCCAGGTGTCCAAGAATGAGGTGGGGCCCCCCATGAGTGCCCCCGTCAGCTCAGTGTCTTTCAACTTACCGCCAGAGTCATCCCCAAATCTTTCCAACACCAGTATTCCTCAAGGTCATTACAACTCGGTCCGGAAGCCAAAAATAAAAACTCCCGAGATGAAAAGAAATGGCCGACCAAGAAGGAAATCCAGTGATAAAGGGGAAGTCACCAGGCAGAAGCTGATCATGAACAGTATTGCAGAGCTGATGAGACAGAGACTCGACCCATTCCCTTTGATAGACCAATTGAAAAAGGCAGGTGTGTTGAACAATATGGATGTTCAATTTTTTCTTGGCCACCATGATCGCAAGTCTGTATGTGAGAGTTTGGTGGCCTTGATAGGGGACAGCACTCCAGATGTTCTTCCTATTTTCTGTGATGTCATGGCTCAAACTGGCAACTGTACTGAAATTTTGGAG ATCCTCCAGCTGatgagagagatggacagagtTATCCACGACGTACCGCACAATGTTTACAATGAGATTCCAGTTCTGGCAGACGAGAAAAACATCAACTATGACATCGGTTACCTGGCAACAGACCACACCCTCAAACCTCTCGTGGAGCTGGAGAGAGTCAGGGCCAGCAGCGACAAACGCCTGAGCAAAGCCTCCTCCAGGAACTCGGCCTACTCTCTGCTAGAAGGTGGCCCTGATACCGACTGGAAAAATGGTGAGGGGCCACTATTTCCTGGGCTCATAATGATGAGCTTGTGCGTCACTGGGCATAATTTGTCAGGGCAGAGGGCAGAGGCACTGGCCAACATCATCAGGAACCATAACTGTGTTTGTGAATTACGTATTGGTAAAACTCAACTGTGTGGAGAGGACATTAAAGTGATAGCAAAAGCTTTAGAGGACAACAGGACTATTCACTCTTTAGACCTGCGGCTAAACAATATGGACATCGTTGGGGCACAGGCTATTGCAGAGCTGCTTCAGAAATCTAAATCTTTACGTGTTTTAAACCTTTCATCTACTAGTATGGACTACACTAGTATCAGAACAGTCTGTTCAGCTATCTCTGGCAACAAGTCTCTGACAGAGCTGGACCTGAGCTTTCTGGACATTAGTGACGAGTGCTGCCAGTGTTTGCAGGACATGTTGAGAGTGAACACCACTCTCCAGAACATTCGTCTCCGCAGCAACAACTTGACCTGGTCTGGATGTGACATCATAGCGGAGGGATTGTCCCGTAATCTTAGCCTTACTGTTTTGGATATGAGCAGAAACAATATTGGGGACGAAGGCGTTCGG GCATTAGCCAAATTCCTACCAGAGTCTAGTGTGTCAGAACTCTGTTTAGAGAACTGTGGTCTGACGTCTGCTGGCTGCGAGTCCCTGGCTGAGATTGTCTCCCATTGTAAGAAGCTCAGGCAACTAGACATCAGTACAAACCACCTGTTGGACCCTGGGATATTGAAACTGGCTCCAGCCCTAGAGAGGACTTCCACACTCAGG AACTTGGCTCTCAACATGTGTGGCATCACCAATGATGGTTTCTCAAAGCTGTTAGATGTGCTTGAAAAAAACACTTCCATCGACCAAATGAAACTCTGCTACAATAGACTTGGGAAGGAGTACTTGAACCCTGCTGCCAACTCTGAAAACTTAag gtaCCGTCTTCGTATTGTCACTTCATCAAAaccaaagttaaaaattttGCTCTGGGGTAATGCCTTTGATGAGTCCTAG
- the LOC106074422 gene encoding uncharacterized protein LOC106074422 isoform X4, giving the protein MFYSTCQRTGRRRSDSEFESCHGESSSSPWKFWRRLSSRSRQDHKSSHRKERPTIVLLDKTDPTQTGGELNNDLRSSLNGQSTARSLPDVVEKAQGIPRFNTNGVPPPKPPRLFLFRTPSTATKHSTDTENEGDPTYMNCKQVTDLRPDQFTSSLDSTQSDPLIMASSYIKTLKMSDNNNSTGQVSKNEVGPPMSAPVSSVSFNLPPESSPNLSNTSIPQGHYNSVRKPKIKTPEMKRNGRPRRKSSDKGEVTRQKLIMNSIAELMRQRLDPFPLIDQLKKAGVLNNMDVQFFLGHHDRKSVCESLVALIGDSTPDVLPIFCDVMAQTGNCTEILEILQLMREMDRVIHDVPHNVYNEIPVLADEKNINYDIGYLATDHTLKPLVELERVRASSDKRLSKASSRNSAYSLLEGGPDTDWKNGEGPLFPGLIMMSLCVTGHNLSGQRAEALANIIRNHNCVCELRIGKTQLCGEDIKVIAKALEDNRTIHSLDLRLNNMDIVGAQAIAELLQKSKSLRVLNLSSTSMDYTSIRTVCSAISGNKSLTELDLSFLDISDECCQCLQDMLRVNTTLQNIRLRSNNLTWSGCDIIAEGLSRNLSLTVLDMSRNNIGDEGVRALAKFLPESSVSELCLENCGLTSAGCESLAEIVSHCKKLRQLDISTNHLLDPGILKLAPALERTSTLRNLALNMCGITNDGFSKLLDVLEKNTSIDQMKLCYNRLGKEYLNPAANSENLRYRLRIVTSSKPKLKILLWGNAFDES; this is encoded by the exons AGTCTTGCCATGGCGAATCTAGTTCTTCCCCTTGGAAGTTTTGGCGGCGTCTTTCCTCGCGGAGTCGCCAAGACCATAAGTCCTCCCATCGCAAAGAAAGGCCGACCATAGTGCTACTGGACAAGACTGACCCAACGCAA actgGAGGTGAACTGAACAATGACCTGAGGTCATCTTTAAATGGCCAGTCCACTGCCAGGTCCTTGCCAGATGTGGTGGAGAAAGCACAAGGCATTCCTCGGTTCAACACTAACGGGGTGCCTCCTCCCAAGCCTCCTCGTTTGTTTTTGTTCAG GACACCATCAACAGCAACTAAACATTCCACAGACACAGAGAATGAGGGTGACCCAACCTACATGAACTGCAAGCAGGTCACTGACCTCCGACCTGACCAGTTCACATCCTCCCTGGACTCGACTCAGTCGGATCCACTCATCATGGCCAGCAGTTACATCAAGACTCTCAAAATGTCTGACAACAACAACTCTACGGGCCAGGTGTCCAAGAATGAGGTGGGGCCCCCCATGAGTGCCCCCGTCAGCTCAGTGTCTTTCAACTTACCGCCAGAGTCATCCCCAAATCTTTCCAACACCAGTATTCCTCAAGGTCATTACAACTCGGTCCGGAAGCCAAAAATAAAAACTCCCGAGATGAAAAGAAATGGCCGACCAAGAAGGAAATCCAGTGATAAAGGGGAAGTCACCAGGCAGAAGCTGATCATGAACAGTATTGCAGAGCTGATGAGACAGAGACTCGACCCATTCCCTTTGATAGACCAATTGAAAAAGGCAGGTGTGTTGAACAATATGGATGTTCAATTTTTTCTTGGCCACCATGATCGCAAGTCTGTATGTGAGAGTTTGGTGGCCTTGATAGGGGACAGCACTCCAGATGTTCTTCCTATTTTCTGTGATGTCATGGCTCAAACTGGCAACTGTACTGAAATTTTGGAG ATCCTCCAGCTGatgagagagatggacagagtTATCCACGACGTACCGCACAATGTTTACAATGAGATTCCAGTTCTGGCAGACGAGAAAAACATCAACTATGACATCGGTTACCTGGCAACAGACCACACCCTCAAACCTCTCGTGGAGCTGGAGAGAGTCAGGGCCAGCAGCGACAAACGCCTGAGCAAAGCCTCCTCCAGGAACTCGGCCTACTCTCTGCTAGAAGGTGGCCCTGATACCGACTGGAAAAATGGTGAGGGGCCACTATTTCCTGGGCTCATAATGATGAGCTTGTGCGTCACTGGGCATAATTTGTCAGGGCAGAGGGCAGAGGCACTGGCCAACATCATCAGGAACCATAACTGTGTTTGTGAATTACGTATTGGTAAAACTCAACTGTGTGGAGAGGACATTAAAGTGATAGCAAAAGCTTTAGAGGACAACAGGACTATTCACTCTTTAGACCTGCGGCTAAACAATATGGACATCGTTGGGGCACAGGCTATTGCAGAGCTGCTTCAGAAATCTAAATCTTTACGTGTTTTAAACCTTTCATCTACTAGTATGGACTACACTAGTATCAGAACAGTCTGTTCAGCTATCTCTGGCAACAAGTCTCTGACAGAGCTGGACCTGAGCTTTCTGGACATTAGTGACGAGTGCTGCCAGTGTTTGCAGGACATGTTGAGAGTGAACACCACTCTCCAGAACATTCGTCTCCGCAGCAACAACTTGACCTGGTCTGGATGTGACATCATAGCGGAGGGATTGTCCCGTAATCTTAGCCTTACTGTTTTGGATATGAGCAGAAACAATATTGGGGACGAAGGCGTTCGG GCATTAGCCAAATTCCTACCAGAGTCTAGTGTGTCAGAACTCTGTTTAGAGAACTGTGGTCTGACGTCTGCTGGCTGCGAGTCCCTGGCTGAGATTGTCTCCCATTGTAAGAAGCTCAGGCAACTAGACATCAGTACAAACCACCTGTTGGACCCTGGGATATTGAAACTGGCTCCAGCCCTAGAGAGGACTTCCACACTCAGG AACTTGGCTCTCAACATGTGTGGCATCACCAATGATGGTTTCTCAAAGCTGTTAGATGTGCTTGAAAAAAACACTTCCATCGACCAAATGAAACTCTGCTACAATAGACTTGGGAAGGAGTACTTGAACCCTGCTGCCAACTCTGAAAACTTAag gtaCCGTCTTCGTATTGTCACTTCATCAAAaccaaagttaaaaattttGCTCTGGGGTAATGCCTTTGATGAGTCCTAG